The DNA segment TGAAAAACCTTTTAACCGCAGTTTTATAGAAGTAAATGAATTTGAGTATTATGATAGCCAAATGAATCAAAAAGCAGAAAAGCAATATTATAAAATTACCGAAAAGATAAAGCCAGGTAAAGAAACAACTGCGGTAACGGTATATCAAACTTTACCAGACTTTTATGTAACCATACTTAATATTAAATAATTATGAAAAAGATATTCTTATTACTTTGTTTACTAGGAGGAATAATACTCGCACAAGCGCAAACTGATAACGGATGGCAAAAATGGGAACAAACTAACTGCTATAGTAAAGTTAATTTCAGACTAAAGTATGTAGGTCAAAACGGCACACAGCACCATTGGCAAGTACAATTTAAAAATGAATATCCTCAAATTATTTCGTTTAACTATCACGTAACAGATAAGTTACAAGAATATAACATCACTACACACAGAAAAACACTTTATGCCAATAAAGTAAGTGATATAACAGATGTGTATACTAAAGAAGAAGATGTTTTTTTATTGGTAGATAAATTGAGCTTATCGCCTTATCCCGAAAACTTTTTAGACTGCGATCATTAAAATACAAGCCCGTTATACGGGCTTTTTTTATGTTAGTATCTTACAAGAAATATTTATATTTTTACATGAACTTAAATTTTCACTATATGAAAATTGCAAAATATATTTTCTTACTATTGCTTTTGGCTTCGGTAGCATTTACTGTATTTATAGCCACCCATGATGGCAAATATGAAATTAAGCAAAGTAAGCTTATAAAAGTACCTAAAACTTCGTTGTATAATTATATAAACGACTATACCAACTGGAATACCATTAATATACTTGCTGATACTGATTCTACTACAGTATACACCTACCCTACTGATAAAACTATAGGTAAAGGAGCAATAGCTAACTGGAATACAGGAGAAAGAGAAGGAGAAATACAAACTGTAAAGACTGTAAAACATGACAGTATTATACAGTATGCTTATACTGATAATGAAAAACAAGAAATAATTTGGACATTTAAAGATACACTAAATAGCACAAAAATAAGTGTAAGAATAAAAGGTAAATTAACTTTTACAGAAAAAGCATATGCCATAATAAGAGGTAGCATAGAGAATCGTGCAGAAGCTGCATTAAAACAAGGGCTTACTAAAATGAGTCATTTTATAGAAAAAGAACTTACCACTTATAACATAATGGTAATGGGTAAAACCATAAAAACAAACAATTTCTATTTAGGTTATACTGTAACAGGAAGTATCGAAAATATTGATAAAAATATAATTGCTGTACTGCCTAAGTTATTAGACTTTATAAAAACAAATAGAATTAGCACCAAAGGAGAACCGTTCGTTATTTATGATAAAAAATACAATCGTAATACTACTAAAGCAATCTATACTATTTGTATTCCTATCGAAGAGGAAATTATTACATCCGAAGGAAGTGAATTTGAAGGTGGAGTACTGCAATCATTCCCTGCTCTTAAAACAACACTTAAAGGAGATTACTTAAACCTGAAAAAAGCATGGGCTACTTCCAATAAGTATATTGAAGAGAAAGCGTTAGTAATAGATACTACAAGAAACTATGTAGAGGTATATCGCAACGGATTGCATCAATCTAAAAATCCGTCAGAATGGATTACTGATATTTACTTCCCGATAACTATTACTGATAGCTTAACGAAAACTGTTATACTACCCAATGCAAGACTAACTCCTGTACAACAAGCATCAAGGCAAGAAGTAGAAAAAACATCTACTCCTGCCAGTATGATAAATGATACTACACCCGAAAATTAAGCCAGAATATTACTATTTTTATTTATAATATATTTCACAACTGTTTCGGCAGCATGTAGCCCAAATAGTGCGGGCATCCAGCTATTAGTACCATAAAATGATTTCTTATAGTTTGTACCATCAGTTGTTTTTATACTTGTTTCATCGGGTGATTCTACAGAAAAAACGACTTTCACTCCTCGTGATATTCCTTCTCTTCTTAACCGTTTTCTAATGATTTTAGCTAACGGACAGTATTCTG comes from the Flavobacterium arcticum genome and includes:
- a CDS encoding GyrI-like domain-containing protein → MKIAKYIFLLLLLASVAFTVFIATHDGKYEIKQSKLIKVPKTSLYNYINDYTNWNTINILADTDSTTVYTYPTDKTIGKGAIANWNTGEREGEIQTVKTVKHDSIIQYAYTDNEKQEIIWTFKDTLNSTKISVRIKGKLTFTEKAYAIIRGSIENRAEAALKQGLTKMSHFIEKELTTYNIMVMGKTIKTNNFYLGYTVTGSIENIDKNIIAVLPKLLDFIKTNRISTKGEPFVIYDKKYNRNTTKAIYTICIPIEEEIITSEGSEFEGGVLQSFPALKTTLKGDYLNLKKAWATSNKYIEEKALVIDTTRNYVEVYRNGLHQSKNPSEWITDIYFPITITDSLTKTVILPNARLTPVQQASRQEVEKTSTPASMINDTTPEN